The genomic region CTTAAATTATTGTCCCTAACCATGCCAATCCACAATGCAAATCCCAAGAAATTGGCTccacatttttctttctttgctataaattttataagtttgGATCTCGCTGACTTGCATTTCTAACGTATCAAATGAAGCTTTGACTTGGTATTAGTATTTGGATTTTGTACATTGTATTTGGTGAAAGTTAACAATTAATGCATTTTCAGCTGTGCTCGGGTGCTTAATTAGGTGCCCTTAATGATGATTAATCATAGCCTTGTCAGTCCTGCTTTACATCAACTCACGCTTTCAAACATTGCAGTACAAAACAAGTGGACAGAAAGTTGTAGGAAAAAAGTCCTGTGCGCGTTACCTGCTCTCATTGCACCTGCTTTCTCCTCCTAGGTGGTGGGTTTTTGCTTGCTGCTTTGATTATGCTGTAAAATTGTCCAAAGGGCATCAGTTTATAGCAAGTTCAGGTTGTAGTACAAAGTCTTGAGAATTAAATCTTTTgataaggaaaaagaaatagtgATCTTCTACATTTTGCAAACAAATGATCAATACCCAAGAATGATTAGATTGGGTAAATTGGTGTCGGTGAGGAACAAGAGTAGAAATTTCAGTTTGTCCACACATGAAGAAGGGCAGCTCTTGGCATGATATGCCCTCACATGCTTGtgagaaagcaaagaaaagagagggTGGGGTCTCAACCTTGCAATAAAGAAAGCTTATTTTTCATGTTCACTAATTGGATTCCACTGGTCAGCCTTACCCCCAGACATTCCTCCCGTTGCATTAAAGCCTTTTTGTGTGACAAAATATCCCATATTTCAATTGATCATGATGCAAGGAGGTTTTAGCATCTGATCTCAGTTTGGATTGAAAGCCCACTTTGAGCTTTGATGGTTTCCTGAAAATGGGGTTTAAGAGGTTCCTTCAAGCTTTCCTTTTCTTGTCAAAGCTGTAGTAAAAGTAGTAATAGCAACAAGTTCACGTACACCTTCAAGATAACTGATTAAGATCAAGAGCTCTGGAAAGTCAATGCTCTACATCTGATAGTGGTGGGCAATTAATTCTCTTGGAGCCAATTCAACTTGGGACTAATTTTTGGATAAAGAGGAGAAATATGGGCGTTCTCACTTTATCAACCAGTCAAGCATTTCTGTGGAAAGTGTCACCAACAGTCCACCTAATCCTGGTGAAGACTGATCAAACCAAACCCAAAAACATGAGTTTAAAGGACCCTCACCCTGACCCTGACAATGACAAATATTCACCAAACGAACCATGGgattttcttgcttgcttTCAGGGACatatttgttttcatttttatcttttccttGGTGTTGGATTTTTGTTCTTCATACACCCAAAATTAGAGCATAATAAGGATTGAGCACAAAAATTATGAGGCAACAAAGCTACTGCTACCATTACCTCTAAACACAAAAGCCACATTTTTTGGCTTGATTTGGAGGTCTACGCCAAGGATTACCTAGCAGTTTTTTCCAAACAACCTGTTTTTTTCTTGCCTCAGAATCagatccaaagaaaattagcagAAGGCAGGCACCCTTCTTTCATTGCAGAACAACTCTTGGTTGCATAGATTACAGTGATCTCTCAGTCTGAGATATCCCTTTGATACtgaaaaaagagagaacaaTAAgcaaaggggaaaaaaagaagaaacaaaagaaaaagagagatcCTTAACAACAGCCCCAAATCATTTAACCCCACCACGTCTGTATCTCAGGCTTCTCTCATGAGTAGCAAAGGCCGACATtaaataaaaggaaagaaacaagAGCAAAGGGGAAAAAGTAAAGGAACCCAATCCTCTGTCCCTTGCAACTCACTCTCTCTTATTCTCTATCTCGCTTTtctgtttctctctctctctctctctctctcaataGCTTTGCAAAGGAAAGGTAATGTTGCATCTCACCAACCTCCATTTCTTCAACTTAAAGCCTCTTATCCAATAATTAACATCCATGTCCCAGTAGTGCTCAATTACCGCAAAGGAAGGGTAAAAGGAGGGTAAGATAAATAGGTGGAAAGAGATGGATTTGGGTAGTAGGAGAAGAGAAGGAGCTAAGAGCAGTGTTGTTGCAGGGTCAGTGTGGGAAACTAGGATGAAGAGTGATGAAGTCAAAGGTGGAATTAAGGTTTTCAATGGGGAAGAAAACAGCAATGTTGAAGAAAATGGTGATGGTGGTAATAAAAGATTGAGCTTGAAGAAAGGCCAAACTATTGGCGGTGTGGCTGTTAGTGGCAAGAGAAAGACTTGGAAAAGTGAAAGCTTTGAAGGGTTTGAGAAGAACCCAATTCAGATTGCCAAAGGCAAAACTGGGGAACAGTGCAAGGAGTTGAGTGTGTCTGCTAATGGAATTAAGAAGAGCCCAATTCGGGTAGGCAAAGGAAGATCCTCCGATGAACATTGCAAAGACTTGAGCTTGTCTGTTGATGGAATAAAGAAGACTCCAGTTCAGGTCAAGAAAGGAAGATCTGAAGGAATTAGGGAGCTTAGTAAGTCTGTTGATGGGTTTCCGAGAAGCTCAATTCCAATGAAGAAGCCAAGATCTGAAGTCGCTAAAAGGTCTGATGAGCTGAGTAAAGAGGTTGTTGAATCTAGTGAGAGAATAGAGGCGAATTCAGTTCAATTAAGGAAGGCAAAATCAGATTCAGTTAAGGCCTCTGATCAGTCTGGTAATGGAAATGGAAATGAAGGGGATTCACTTCAATTGAGGAGGTCAAAATCGGAGGAGAATAAAGTTTTGGTTTTGGATGATGAAAAACAGGGGAATAATGTTTCCattgaagaaaatgagaagaacCCAGTTGATACAGAGAAGAATGGATCTGAAGAAAACTGTAAAGAGTTTGGTGTGTGCCAAGAAAAGGTAATTTCAAGCAGTACAAGCAATGGAAACACAGTCAAATCATCTGCTGAAGTAttagttgatgatgatgatgatggtggtgaagatgatgaagaattttatgaagaagaggaagaggagGAGGCGGAGGAGGAAATTGAGGTTGGGAATGAAACGAAAAGCTTTGACATTAAGGAAATGAATGTACCAGAGGAGAAGCCTAACAAAGTTGttgatgaagaaaagaaaatacctGAAGAGAAGCCTGACAAAGTTgttaatgaagaaaagaaaatacatGAAGAAAAGCCTAAGAAAGCTGTTAATGAAGTGAAGAAGTTACAAGAAGATAAGCCTAGCAAAGTTGTCAATGAAGTGAAGAAACTTAGCCAATTTCATAACAGAACTGCACCACTTTCTTCAACTCTGAATAAGCTGCCACCCCCAGTTGTAAAGCGTTCTACTTCAGTTTACACAACTCCTACAAAAACCACAAAATCTACTCCTTGTAAGTCTGTGTTTTTATTTGATGCTTTATTGACATAAAGattgttgttttcttttcacgtcctttctcttttttgttttgaatgttACTGGCCTTGTTGGTTTCCTTCAGTTTCAGCCTCAGATGATTACCATTGTCAGAGTTTCCCACACACTCAGAACAAATTGCAGAATTTAGGTGGGAAAAGATTTCACTTCCAAGGAAAGATcaataaatttcatatttgcaacttgtttaattctttttcttttctgtatTTATCGATCTTTCAGTTGATTTAGTCATGTGGAGAGATATATCGAAATCGGCATTGGTCTTTGGGATGGGAACATTTATCATCATCTCATCCTCTTACACCCAGGACCTGAACATCAGGTCTCTAAATTTGTCAATGAAACACAAGTCtcaattttggaattttatcTGTCTTTTTCAATTGTAACCTCCTCTGTTTTAAAACAGAGTCCATTACTAAAACTCTGTCTGATCAATGCTTCTACAGCTTTATTTCTGTAATTTCCTATCTGGGACTTAGTTACCTTGCTGCCATCTTCCTTTACAGATCAATCATCTGCAGGTAAATCAGATGCCATTAATTATCACATTAACTGGGTTTAAAACCAAATCTTTTATTTACCCTTCTATTTCCTTTCTAATAACAATGCAGGGGGGTTGTGGATATAGATGAAGCAAGCTATGTGcttggagaagaagaagcagtTTGGTTACTTAAATTGGTTCTTCCTTACTTGAATGAGTTCCTACTAAAGCTCAGGGCACTTTTTTCTGGTGATCCTGCCACTACAATGAAGGTAACATTTCCATATTCCAACCCTtggctttcttttttccttttccatatTCATTTTTAACATTGAGGAGGAAGATGGCAAAAAGAAGTTAATCAATTGGGACAATGGCAGTTGGCAGTGCTGCTATTTGTCTTGGCCAGGTGCGGCAGCTCCATAACTATCTGGAAGATGGCTAAACTGGGTAAGTTTTGTTTGGTTGAAATCATTAACTTTTTACCTTCTACCTTAGAGCaaatttcataaaacaaagccaacactttttctttattaaatgggcaaacttgttttcaaaagaaCAATTCTGTCATCATTTTTGCAGTGGGGTTTGTCCCCTCCTTTACCCCATGGATGCTCTTGGCTTTTCAATGCAATGAGTCTTATCCTTCTGTAGCTTTTACCATCCTGAAGTAATTTTGCCTTTTGGTTCTCTCTACACAACTGTTAAATTCTTTCACCTGTTAACTGACCGCTTGGTTGTGCTTTCACTGCATCAGGCTTTTTTGGCGTTTTCACTGTACCAAAAGTCTGCTCTTCTTATTCCCACCAATTAACAGCGTACGGTAAATCCCCCCTTCTCCCCCCATAAGTTACATTTGTCTCTATGCTTCCTTCGTATTCATTTATTACAATAATAATGCTCTGAAGTTCTACTCCCATACCGTTACCAGCACACATCAATCACACTGTCCCCACATCTGACCCTAAATATCCAAGATCTTGTAGTGAGCGTCCGATTAATTTAACGGCTCTTTTGTTGATCTGATGATGTCTCCCTGAGGGGTAGAATTCATGGGTCCTACGCTTTTTATGCTCCTAGGCCCTAAAAGTCAGTCTCCATCATTACATCGTTATCTCCATTATTGGATTCTTATTCGGCCCATTACCTTTGTCACCTCCCTTCTCATAAGTGAGTTTTAGGCTTGAAAAATTGAGGCATGAATGTTTCTATAGCTGGGCCTAGATGTTCTAATAATGGAATCGGATATGACAGCAATAACTTCATCATCAAGAGGGGGGGAATGAAAGTTAGATGTATCAAATAATGAACATAGTTATTATTGTATGTAATAGGACTCATCGTGGAGGGTAGCCGGCATAATGAAGTATTTGTTGCCCTGTCATTCTCTGCCTCGAATCGGGTTGGTGGGGGTGGTTAAATGTGCTTAATATTATAGGAATAAGTAGCTAAAAACAGGTTGATTCGGTTGCTAAATGATAAGTGCACATGTCATGGATCAGCTTGATTTCTACTTCAATCATGGTGTCTCTCGTGAAAAGTTACATATTAGTGAAGAGTTGAATAACTTTTGATATTATTTGTCATTATCCATATTTTTAACTTGAAAAACATGTTTAGAATATAATGAACTGTTCATCTCTTACGGATATGTAATCCGTGACATATGAATTGCtttttaaaatacaaattCGAATCCCTTTTTCttaaatgaaaagagaaaaaaaaaaagattattttcaaataatctaaaatgttttaaatctTTGTGAATACGAAGGAAAATTTTGGATACGACGCTTTCGTGATGCATGGGACTCATGCACGCATAAAAAAGCCGTGGCGGTGGCCATCTTCACCCTGGTTTGGAACCTATCTTCCATTGTTGCTCGCATTTGGGCAGGTAAGAACCAAATTCCAGAGCTACCTCCCTACCAAAACTGGTTCAATTAGATGGGTTTTGTCCCTCCTAACCCTTTCTTCCCTGTGTAGCATTCATGCTCTTTTTGGCTCTCCGATACTATCAGCAAAAAATGGTGATAGATGATTGGGTGGAGGACGAAGCTGGGCCTGGGAGTAAAGAAACATTCCAAGGACCGACGGGAACACAAAGACACGGGCCTGGACCCTCTAGAGTAGAAACAAATAAAGTAAAGAAAGGATCCTAGGAGTGAGCTTTGGCCCATATGCCTGCATTAGGTGTTACATTACATGTTGTTCCAAGTTGCCGTTTTGTTTTATTccttcatatatttttttaatatatagttttttGATAgtataatatgtttttatcTTCTCTTTTTGGGGTTGTAAATATGCATGTTTGGTTTATGTGACTTCACTTTAGAAGCTAACAAGTCCAATAGGCCAGCATGCCAATAAACAATTGATATTTTGGTGTTGATCacaatggaaaagaaaaatggaaagttTACTAGGTTTGGATTTTACTCTATAACATGCAATGTTGGTATAATGAATCCTCTTCCTCACcataactttataaaaaatatatatcaaaatttttaatgaataagCATATGCTTAATTATCCTTTAACTTTACTATGCGTCTCTTTTCTGTTTAATGATTATTCTTGTTTTACTTATCTAGTCTAAGCTCTAGACTTTGATcttatttaacaaaattttatttcattggATATTCCCCGTTCTTTGATTTATCACCTTTTAGCCTTACTACCCAATGGATTTAGTCAAATTGGACAAAACCCaatcttcatttttgttttttttttcttttgcttataTAAGAAGTGAGTTCAATTGGGTTTTCGATCCataattttaactttaaaCACATCGATGACTTATGCATGGAAGATCAAACCTTGACCATTTTAACATAGGCTAGTTTCTCAAATGCTTTTTTGGGGGCCTGGAGGAGTGGAGGGAAGGGTTCCTTGTTTTGGGTTTGAGCCCAAGCTTATATTCCTGGTTGCCACCAGGCCTAGCAGTGGCTTGCTAGTCTGTTCATTGAGTATCCAAAAAACTTGGGCTATGTGCTgtattattcaaaattaaaattgatgcaAAATTGTCCAAAcacaaaatttcaataaatagaTCATAAATTTGGGCAGTGATATGGACTCATATCTgtattcttttccattttttttggCCCAAAGGAGCAAATTGACTCATAACTAAGTTGAAGGCGTATAGGAATATGCATTTTTGGTCGATATCGTGCCATTGTTGCTAGGTTAGTTTCCTGTTTTTTTCATCGTAATTACTCCACTTTGGTAGCAATTCCATTGAATCTGAAACCCTTTTGCAAAAGAAGTTGGTTATGGAACTTATCCTGCTCTGGTGTAAAACGTACAAGAAGCAATGCTTTAAcaaagattaataaaattttttttgaaagatgaCAAAGATTAATTAAATGAACTGAAAATTAACACGGTTCTCTCCTTCCCTGATGCAATCCCAGTCAGTGACTGAATCacagttttcttttctaaacATTTCAGTTCCTTCTGTTAACCAGATCGGTAATAGAAAATTCAGTAGATTCAATTATGCAAATAccaattaaaacttttttaagaAGACAGTACTTGAAAACCCTTGAAGAAATTTTGGGTTAGTTGTGGTTTCTATCAGGTTGAAGTTGACATACGCCAGCTGCCAAAGTGCCAACTGCGCGCATTACAGCTTGCCTGCCTGCACTGATTGAGTTTCCAAAATTGTTCTGCTTTCCTGTCAAACCTAAAAATGGGTTTGATTCCTCTTCATGAAACTTTATCCAGAAATGAATACCACTTTCGAACTGTTCAACAACATTCTAACAACTGAAATTGACACTCACTATGCATTTCCATCTACCCTTCAGGTGTTTTAAGGAGTCAAAGCTCAAAACCCATGGCCCTTAAACACTGTGTCTGGACAATCAGTACAGACATAATCACTGTTTATGATTTGCCAAAATCTTTTGTCCCAACGCGTGGCGTGCAAACGAGAAGCGATGACGACGTTTAGAGGCTTCCAGAGAGCCAAATCACCCCAGTCAATCATGCTTATTAAGTTATTAAGACGGATTAGAAATGCATTATTTAAGCTTTGAGCTGGTACGTAGATGTTATTATCATCCTTGGGTAACTGCATTATTGAGCAGTAATCTTAGTTAAAAGAGTTGGATTCGAGCAGCCAATTGATAACTTATCTTTCCAAGAAGCTAAGATGTTTATCGGTTAGAATGTTGGTTAAGTCACCGTCTCTCTGGAAATGTGACATTTTCCTCATAATCCCACCCGTCTGTTGGAAAATTTTCTCCAAGCACCTGTCATTGCTGTCAATTTTTCCCACTCACATTGTCACCTTGTAATCAAGCGCGATAGTCCCAGCTTCCTGCAGAACTGGTAATCTTGGCACTCCTTCAATTTTAGCCTCAGAAATAGAATCATTAAAAGCATCTGTTTCAAAGATTGAGCAACACCAAACCTGTAAGAGATTCCGAATGATAAAGTGTGAATGATTTGCATATATATGAAGTTGAATCACAAACGTAAGGTATGATCTGGCTTTTTCTAGTACATATTCTGATGGCAAATGAATCATCAGAAAAGCCAATACAACAAATTCCGGACTCGTTTGTTTGAAACCACTGTTACttaataagtcaaataagcTTCCGCCATGTGCCCATGGACTCTAACCTACGGTTTTCCAGTCCTTTACCTTGTTGTCCTGCCGTTGGTTTTCTTGGTGATAATAAGAACTTTGCTAGCTAACTTGGGTAGTTCTCTTTTGTTGAACTTTTGTTTGATTCCATCAGCTATATCAAGTTTGGGTTATGCTATAATTTCTTGGTTGACTAGTTCCTGCTGATCAAGACAGAGACCTACCGGGTACTGACAGTTATACCTAGTTTGGCCTACTAATCAATTTGCTCGAAAAAGGCTCAATTCAATTATTGAACAAGAACTCTGTCGCCTGTGCAAATATGTGTTAGACAGTCAAGGTCTTGGATCAATGAATCACATAATTTCCAGGGCATGTGGGGTTTTCTTTCTGTCCTTCGAACCTGAATTCACCAAATGAAAAGTCCCATTCCATTGAAAACAAAGTGCTTTAACATGTCACTCCAACAATAATCATAAGTGCCGTTAGAAACTGCTATTATCTCAAAAGTTCAAATTCCTATTAGGATAATCGACATCAACCTGCCGAATAATGAAACGTTCCATGTGAGAGAGATGAGAGGTCACCAATGGGAGCTCTCTTCCGTTGAGACAAGTCGCAGTTCTCATGATAAAAAACCAGAATCTTTTAGGTGCTAGTGTCTGCCGCACGTTTTAAAAGAAGtagataaaatgtttcaatttcaCGTCggacaagtgaaaaaattttgagaaatttatAAGTGTGCAACATTGCAGACTCTAATaggttaatattttaaaaaggtAATAATCCTGtgacaaaataatattagaacAGATTCAACATAAACCGGTCCACACCAAGCACCTATAAAAGAGAGGCAGGTAGCGTGCCCAGAACAATAAGGGTGATGTTGGATTGGGTGAAAAAAAATGTGATGAGAAACGTTTTGgagaaagaaattagaataCCTCAATCTCATAGGGAACAAAGTAGAGATcttaaaaaattgagaaaattataaaaaataatcctCTTCATAAactcaattcaaaaatatccttcattataattttaagtatttttaactaatttttagCATGGCTTGATAACAATGccttttaaataatttcagacaaattaaaatagtttcgATTTTTTCTATCTTGCCATGcagataaaaatttcaaaattaaatctcgatttctCTCTTGTCAAATACTGTCTATCTCGCTATCCAATTCTTTTTCACCATCCCAAAAAGCAAATATGACATCAAAGTATATGTTTTaagttcttgagtttattggtttattcTTAAAATCCCAAAGTTGAGgaattgaaattgattagacATATTTGTAAATTAGAATACTGTATGACTTTGACAACTTAAATATG from Theobroma cacao cultivar B97-61/B2 chromosome 9, Criollo_cocoa_genome_V2, whole genome shotgun sequence harbors:
- the LOC18587857 gene encoding reticulon-like protein B21 — translated: MDLGSRRREGAKSSVVAGSVWETRMKSDEVKGGIKVFNGEENSNVEENGDGGNKRLSLKKGQTIGGVAVSGKRKTWKSESFEGFEKNPIQIAKGKTGEQCKELSVSANGIKKSPIRVGKGRSSDEHCKDLSLSVDGIKKTPVQVKKGRSEGIRELSKSVDGFPRSSIPMKKPRSEVAKRSDELSKEVVESSERIEANSVQLRKAKSDSVKASDQSGNGNGNEGDSLQLRRSKSEENKVLVLDDEKQGNNVSIEENEKNPVDTEKNGSEENCKEFGVCQEKVISSSTSNGNTVKSSAEVLVDDDDDGGEDDEEFYEEEEEEEAEEEIEVGNETKSFDIKEMNVPEEKPNKVVDEEKKIPEEKPDKVVNEEKKIHEEKPKKAVNEVKKLQEDKPSKVVNEVKKLSQFHNRTAPLSSTLNKLPPPVVKRSTSVYTTPTKTTKSTPFSASDDYHCQSFPHTQNKLQNLVDLVMWRDISKSALVFGMGTFIIISSSYTQDLNISFISVISYLGLSYLAAIFLYRSIICRGVVDIDEASYVLGEEEAVWLLKLVLPYLNEFLLKLRALFSGDPATTMKLAVLLFVLARCGSSITIWKMAKLGFFGVFTVPKVCSSYSHQLTAYGKFWIRRFRDAWDSCTHKKAVAVAIFTLVWNLSSIVARIWAAFMLFLALRYYQQKMVIDDWVEDEAGPGSKETFQGPTGTQRHGPGPSRVETNKVKKGS